From Streptomyces yatensis, one genomic window encodes:
- a CDS encoding SH3 domain-containing protein: MKIQRKASMVVLAAALMLGGSVALSPTASAVGSSACQFNSPDVNFKVSTSGARFRTGPGKRYRAIGTLYRGDSFRYFCRTRGFEKSWSYGKILKRTTTGIRAGTRGWVYSKYLD; encoded by the coding sequence GTGAAGATCCAACGTAAAGCCTCGATGGTCGTGCTCGCGGCGGCGCTGATGCTGGGCGGTTCGGTGGCCCTGTCGCCAACGGCGTCGGCGGTGGGGTCATCGGCGTGTCAGTTCAATTCCCCGGATGTCAATTTCAAGGTCTCCACCAGCGGGGCGAGATTCCGTACCGGACCGGGAAAGCGGTACCGCGCTATAGGGACGCTTTACCGGGGGGATTCCTTCCGGTACTTCTGCCGCACCCGGGGCTTCGAGAAGAGCTGGTCCTACGGAAAGATCCTCAAGCGGACGACGACCGGAATCCGGGCCGGGACCAGAGGCTGGGTGTACAGCAAGTATCTCGACTAG
- a CDS encoding transporter has translation MTLTDPLDAKGPLGTAAPAPPTVPTASPTPVFVSLKLALLRNGLRQSSGRRAAYITSLVLAMLFAVLQLLGLVLLRDTNHVDALVTLLTAVLALGWAVMPLFFPGGDETLDPTRLVMLPLRPRSLITALLVSSLIGIGPLFTLTLAAGSAVAVAHGAAAAVAAVVAVVLTVLVCVALARAVATANTRLLTSRRGRDLAVLSGLFVAIGAQFVNLGAQQLGGKNGLAVLEPAAQVLRWVPPAAAIDAVQGVSDGAYGVAAAQFALTAGALALLMWWWTGTLTHLMTTPDSSTLQAAAPRERRGSGAADTPDASGPFARLLPAGRSGTVLLRTLRYAVRDPKTKSAWVTSLGVGLLVPFVTAVQGNGSIYWACWASGMLGMLMYNQFGQDSSAFWMVAQTISSGRDAYLELRGRALALLLVAVPYVAVAVLGSAALQKNWPAAPEALGIALALLGSMMATGAMTSVLAPYSIPQDSGYKNVVPAQAGIAWLSILGGMVVGAVLCAPVLGLTIWLHVSGTHGWLWVVFPLGAVYGAALAETGLRLAAPRAAARLPEILAAVSKG, from the coding sequence ATGACGCTCACCGACCCGCTCGACGCCAAGGGCCCGCTCGGCACCGCCGCGCCCGCGCCGCCCACCGTTCCCACCGCCTCCCCCACCCCCGTCTTCGTCTCCCTGAAGCTGGCGCTGCTGCGCAACGGGCTGCGCCAGTCCAGCGGTCGGCGGGCCGCGTACATCACCTCGCTGGTGCTGGCGATGCTGTTCGCCGTGTTGCAGCTGCTCGGTCTGGTGCTGTTGCGCGACACGAACCACGTCGACGCGCTGGTCACCCTGCTGACGGCGGTGCTCGCGCTCGGCTGGGCGGTGATGCCGCTGTTCTTCCCCGGCGGCGACGAAACCCTCGACCCGACCCGGCTGGTGATGCTGCCGCTGCGGCCGCGCTCACTGATCACCGCGCTGCTGGTGTCCTCGCTGATCGGCATCGGACCGCTGTTCACGCTGACTCTGGCGGCCGGTTCGGCCGTCGCCGTCGCGCACGGGGCGGCGGCCGCGGTGGCGGCGGTGGTGGCCGTCGTCCTGACGGTGCTGGTGTGCGTGGCGCTGGCCCGCGCCGTCGCCACGGCCAACACCCGCCTCCTCACCAGCCGTAGGGGCCGCGACCTGGCGGTGCTCAGCGGTCTGTTCGTGGCGATCGGCGCCCAGTTCGTGAACCTCGGGGCCCAGCAGCTCGGCGGCAAGAACGGCCTGGCCGTGCTGGAACCGGCCGCGCAGGTGCTGCGCTGGGTGCCGCCCGCGGCGGCGATCGACGCCGTCCAGGGCGTGAGCGACGGCGCCTACGGGGTCGCCGCGGCCCAGTTCGCGCTGACGGCGGGCGCGTTGGCGCTGCTGATGTGGTGGTGGACGGGCACCCTCACCCATCTGATGACCACCCCGGACTCCTCCACGCTCCAGGCGGCGGCACCGCGCGAGCGGCGGGGCTCCGGCGCGGCCGACACCCCGGACGCCTCGGGCCCGTTCGCCCGGCTGCTGCCCGCCGGCCGCTCCGGCACGGTGCTGCTGCGGACGCTGCGCTATGCCGTACGGGACCCGAAGACCAAGTCGGCCTGGGTCACCTCGCTGGGCGTCGGCCTGCTGGTGCCCTTCGTCACGGCGGTCCAGGGAAACGGCTCGATCTACTGGGCCTGCTGGGCGTCGGGGATGCTCGGCATGCTGATGTACAACCAGTTCGGCCAGGACTCCTCCGCCTTCTGGATGGTCGCCCAGACGATCTCCTCGGGCCGTGACGCCTATCTGGAGCTGCGGGGCCGTGCGCTGGCGCTCCTCCTGGTCGCGGTGCCGTATGTGGCGGTGGCGGTGCTCGGCTCCGCCGCCCTCCAGAAGAACTGGCCGGCCGCTCCCGAGGCGCTCGGCATCGCCCTGGCGCTGCTCGGCTCGATGATGGCGACGGGCGCCATGACCTCCGTGCTGGCCCCGTACTCCATTCCGCAGGACAGCGGTTACAAGAACGTCGTCCCGGCGCAGGCGGGGATCGCCTGGCTCAGCATCCTCGGCGGCATGGTCGTGGGTGCCGTGCTGTGCGCGCCGGTGCTGGGCCTGACGATCTGGCTGCATGTCTCCGGGACGCACGGCTGGCTGTGGGTGGTGTTCCCGCTGGGCGCGGTGTACGGCGCGGCCCTCGCGGAGACCGGACTGCGGCTGGCGGCGCCGCGGGCCGCGGCGCGGCTGCCGGAGATCCTGGCGGCGGTCAGCAAGGGGTGA
- a CDS encoding ABC transporter ATP-binding protein, producing MPQEQTAASTEPTRAAAVRVSGLWKRYGEQIAVAGIDLELPAGQFIGLVGPNGAGKTTTLSMITGLLRPDSGTVEIGGHDVWRDPVEIKARIGVLPEGLRMFERLSGRELLTYTGRLRGLPGDEVDKRATQLLDVLDLAGSQNKLVIDYSTGMRKKIGLAAALLHNPEVLFLDEPFEGVDPVSAQTIRGVLERYTRSGATVVFSSHVMELVESLCDWVAVIASGRIRAHGPLAEVRGDAPSLQNAFLELVGANRREAGQSLDWLGGGAR from the coding sequence GTGCCTCAGGAACAGACAGCAGCCAGCACAGAGCCGACCAGGGCCGCCGCCGTGCGGGTGAGCGGCCTGTGGAAGCGCTACGGAGAGCAGATCGCGGTCGCGGGGATCGATCTGGAGCTGCCCGCCGGGCAGTTCATCGGGCTCGTCGGGCCCAATGGCGCCGGTAAGACCACCACGCTCTCGATGATCACCGGCCTGCTGCGCCCCGATTCGGGGACCGTGGAGATCGGCGGGCACGACGTCTGGCGGGACCCGGTCGAGATCAAGGCACGGATCGGGGTGCTGCCGGAGGGACTGCGGATGTTCGAGCGGCTCTCCGGCCGGGAGCTGCTCACCTACACCGGGCGGCTGCGCGGGCTGCCCGGTGACGAGGTCGACAAGCGCGCCACCCAGCTGCTGGACGTCCTGGATCTCGCGGGCTCGCAGAATAAGCTGGTCATCGACTACTCCACCGGTATGCGGAAGAAGATCGGACTCGCCGCCGCGCTGCTCCACAACCCGGAAGTCCTCTTCCTCGACGAGCCGTTCGAGGGGGTCGACCCGGTCTCCGCCCAGACCATCCGCGGCGTCCTGGAGCGCTACACCCGCTCCGGCGCCACGGTCGTCTTCTCCAGCCATGTCATGGAGCTGGTGGAGTCGCTGTGCGACTGGGTCGCGGTGATCGCGAGCGGCCGGATCCGGGCCCATGGCCCGCTGGCCGAGGTGCGGGGCGACGCACCGTCCCTGCAGAACGCCTTCCTGGAGCTGGTCGGCGCGAACCGGCGCGAGGCGGGCCAGAGCCTCGACTGGCTGGGCGGCGGCGCCCGATGA
- a CDS encoding bifunctional DNA primase/polymerase: protein MDVTGPSRLPAGTSQIPQQRGERLRDAAVRYAEERHWDVLSGAWLETVDGVERCSCGTADCPAPGAHPTGRDWVNQATGSAVVVRRMWARAPRASILLPTGRTFDALDVPESAGCLALARMERRQVELGPVTCTPGRRMLFFVLPGAAAKVPDLVRNLGWPPNAIDLTARGEGDYVVAPPTRVGLRGPIQWARRPTAANRWLPDAQELVSALAYACGRERR, encoded by the coding sequence ATGGACGTGACAGGACCATCGCGACTCCCGGCGGGAACCTCGCAGATCCCTCAGCAGCGCGGGGAGCGGCTGCGCGACGCGGCGGTGCGATATGCCGAGGAGCGGCATTGGGACGTGCTCTCCGGCGCCTGGCTGGAGACCGTGGACGGAGTGGAGCGCTGCTCCTGCGGAACCGCCGACTGCCCGGCCCCCGGCGCCCATCCGACCGGCCGGGACTGGGTGAACCAGGCCACGGGCAGCGCGGTCGTGGTCCGCCGCATGTGGGCCAGGGCGCCGCGCGCCTCCATCCTGCTGCCCACCGGCCGCACCTTCGACGCGCTCGACGTACCGGAGTCGGCGGGCTGTCTGGCGCTCGCGCGCATGGAGCGCCGCCAGGTCGAGCTGGGCCCGGTCACCTGCACCCCCGGGCGCAGGATGCTCTTCTTCGTCCTCCCGGGCGCCGCCGCCAAGGTCCCCGACCTGGTGCGGAATCTGGGCTGGCCGCCGAACGCGATCGACCTGACCGCGCGCGGCGAGGGCGACTATGTGGTCGCGCCCCCGACCCGGGTGGGCCTGCGCGGCCCGATCCAGTGGGCCCGGCGACCCACCGCCGCCAACCGCTGGCTGCCCGACGCCCAGGAGCTGGTGAGCGCCCTCGCCTACGCCTGCGGCCGCGAGCGCCGCTGA
- a CDS encoding transcriptional regulator — MAARPLVARQPNERLQALIQEAGCSNAGLARRVNMCGAEHGLDLRYDKTSVARWLRGQQPRGRAPGIIAEALGRKLGRTVTIDEIGMANGKNLASGVGLQFSPTVLGAIEQVCELWRSDVGRRDFLSGSTVAASALVEPSRDWLITGADTQVARTAGARVGRSDVAAVRATTDALVDLDHRYGSGHVRPVVVHYLNSVVSGLLAGSYTEAVGRELFAAVSRLTELAGYMAVDTGQSGLAQRYYIQALRLAQAAGDRGYGGYVLAASMSHLAAQLGNPREIAQLAKAAQEGARGQVPPRAESMFLAAEARGHALMGDARACQSAAGRALDALERAVGSGSGSVTGDDPIWIRHFDHAYLADELAHCHRDLGQAEQARRRAEEALEGLAEGRVRRRAIGLLLLATAHVQQRDVEQACHVGTQAVDLLGSLRSNRGAEYLDDFQQRLEPYRDEPVVREFGARLQMQVA; from the coding sequence ATGGCCGCTAGGCCGCTCGTGGCGCGGCAGCCGAACGAACGGCTGCAGGCGCTCATCCAGGAAGCCGGCTGCTCCAACGCCGGGTTGGCGCGCAGGGTCAATATGTGCGGCGCCGAGCACGGTCTCGATCTGCGGTACGACAAGACCTCGGTGGCCCGTTGGCTGCGTGGCCAGCAGCCCCGGGGCCGGGCGCCGGGCATCATCGCCGAGGCGCTCGGCCGCAAGCTGGGCCGCACGGTCACGATCGACGAGATCGGCATGGCCAACGGCAAAAACCTTGCCTCCGGGGTCGGTCTGCAGTTCTCGCCCACCGTCCTCGGCGCGATAGAGCAGGTCTGCGAGCTGTGGCGCAGCGATGTGGGGCGCCGCGACTTCCTCAGCGGCTCGACGGTCGCCGCCTCCGCGCTGGTCGAGCCCAGCCGCGACTGGCTGATCACCGGTGCGGACACCCAGGTCGCGCGCACCGCGGGTGCCCGGGTGGGGCGTTCGGACGTCGCGGCGGTGCGGGCCACCACGGACGCCCTCGTCGATCTGGACCACCGCTACGGCAGCGGCCATGTGCGCCCCGTCGTCGTCCACTATCTGAACAGCGTGGTCTCCGGGCTGCTGGCCGGCTCGTACACCGAGGCGGTCGGGCGTGAACTGTTCGCGGCCGTCTCTCGGTTGACGGAGCTGGCGGGCTATATGGCGGTCGACACCGGGCAGTCGGGTCTCGCCCAGCGCTATTACATCCAGGCCCTGCGGCTCGCCCAGGCCGCCGGGGACCGGGGTTACGGCGGCTATGTGCTCGCCGCCAGCATGAGCCATCTCGCCGCCCAGCTCGGGAATCCCCGGGAGATCGCCCAGTTGGCGAAGGCCGCGCAGGAGGGCGCGCGCGGCCAGGTGCCGCCGCGCGCCGAATCGATGTTCCTGGCGGCCGAGGCGCGTGGCCACGCCCTGATGGGGGACGCCCGGGCCTGCCAGTCCGCGGCCGGGCGCGCGCTGGACGCGTTGGAGCGGGCGGTGGGGAGCGGTTCGGGCTCCGTCACGGGTGACGACCCCATCTGGATCCGCCACTTCGACCACGCCTATCTCGCCGATGAGCTGGCCCACTGTCACCGCGACCTGGGCCAGGCCGAACAGGCCCGGCGGCGCGCCGAGGAGGCCCTGGAGGGGCTTGCGGAGGGGCGGGTGCGACGGCGGGCGATCGGGCTGCTGCTGCTGGCCACCGCGCATGTGCAGCAGCGCGACGTGGAGCAGGCGTGCCATGTCGGCACCCAGGCGGTGGATCTGCTGGGCTCGTTGCGGTCCAACCGGGGGGCGGAGTATCTGGACGACTTCCAGCAGCGGTTGGAGCCGTATCGGGACGAGCCGGTGGTGCGGGAGTTCGGGGCGCGGCTGCAGATGCAGGTCGCCTGA